TGACGCGGCGCGAGGGCCATTTCCGGGTCTGGTTCGAGAAGCGCGGCCCCGCGGCCTGGCTCTCCACCCTGGACCTGCAGAGCGTGCTCGAACGGGCGCTGCGCCGGGCGCGCGTGAAGCCGTCCTTCTCCAAGGGCTTCCACCCCCTGCCGCAGATCTCCTTCGGCCGCGCCCTGCCCGTGGGCGTCACCAGCCGCGCGGAGTGGTTCGACCTCTTCACCCGCGAGCCCTACACGGCCGAGGAGGCCTTTGCCCGCCTCGCGCCGCAGATGCCCGAGGGGCTGCCGCTGCTGCGCGTCGAGGAGCTGTCCATGGGCCGCCGCCAGCCGCAGTCCGAGGCCGAGGAGTTCATGGTGCGCTACGAGCCGCCCGCGGAGGTGGCGGACGACACCGGGGCCGGGGCCGCGGCCTTCGAGGAGGCCATGGAGCGCTTCGCGGCCTGCGACAGCTTCACCTTCGTGCGCACCACGCGCCACGGCGACCGCGAACTCGACGCCCGCGCCTTCGTCGCCGAGGTCGAGGTCCTGCCCGCGTCCGGAGGCCTGGGCCCCGCGGCGCGCATCGTCTTCGACTGGAGCGCGGGCTACGTGAGCCCCCTGGCCATCATCCGGGCCGTGCTGCCCGGCGTCTCGCCCCTGGCGCTCTCGGTCGAGAAGACCGCGCAGCGCTTCGCCGAGGAGGCGGCCAAATGAGGAGCCGGGCTTGCACCGTTCGCCCCGGACTGGTAGGAATGGGAGGAGTCGGATCCCCGAAAGCCCCCCTACCCAAAGGAGCGGACAATGAGTCTCACGCCACAGTCGCTGCTGCAGAAGGTGAAGGAGATGTACCCCGAGATCGAGCGCTACAAGCTCAAGGCCTCGGTCTCCTTCGACGAGGCCAAGGACGCCTGGATACTCAAGCTGGTCAAGGACTCGCACGAGCTGGTCACGCACATCGAGCGCATGGATGCGGAGAAGTGCATGGAAGGCGTGGAGTGCGTCTACCTGACGCACCAGGTCGGCCAGTTCATCCGCGTCTATTGCGAGGACGGAGATTCCTGCACGCGGTAGCCCCGCGAGGTGTCGAACCGAACGAGCGGGGCGCTGCCCCGCTTTTTTCTGCGCGGCCGGGCACCCCGCCCGCTGCCGCCCGCTTTCATGCCCGGGAGGTAACAGCCCATGCGCCGTCTCGTCGCGCCGCCCTGTCGGCCGCTGTCCCGTCTGTCCCTGCTCGCGCTCCTCTGCCTGCTCGCCTCGGCGACGCTGCTCGGAGGATGTGACCGCATGGGACGCCTCGAAAAGGTCGACCGCAAGGACCGCGCGCCGCTCATGTCGCCCCTGCCGCCGGTGGGCACCACGCCCCAGGCCGGAGACACCGCGCCGCACCTGACCGTGTTCGAGAACGGCTTCCGCGTGCTCGTGCAGCGCGACACCCGCTTCCCCCTGGCCTCCGTGCGCCTCTACGTGCACGCGGGCTCGGCCTGGGAAACGGCGCGCGAGGCGGGCATCTCCCACCTGCTGGAGCACATGGTCTTCGACGGCACGAAGCGGCGCGGCCCGGGCGAGGCGGCGCGAGAGATCGAGAGCGCGGGCGGCGACATGAACGCGGCCACGAGCTTCGACGACACCGTCTACTACGCCAACATGCCGCGCGAGCACTGGCGCCTCGGCCTCGACGTCATCGAGGACATGGCCGTGCACGCGGCCATCGACCCGGACGAGTTCACCCGCGAGCGCAAGGTGGTCCTCTCCGAGCTGGAGATGGACGAGGACGATCCCGGCCACCGCCAGTTCCAGTCCCTGCAGGCCCTCGTCTGGCCGGGCTCGGTCTACGGCAGGCCCATCATCGGCACGCGCGAGACCCTGGCCGCCCTCACCCCGCGCGACCTGCACGCCTACGTGCGCCGCCTCTACCAACCCCGCTCCATGCTCCTCGTGGTCGTGGGCGACGTCAACGAGGCCGAGGTGCTCGAGGCCGCGCAGCAGCTCTTCGGCGGGCTGCGCAACACGACGATCCGGCCCACCGCCCAGGAGCTGCCCCTGCCCCTCTTCACCGGGCCCGTGGCCCGCGTGGAGCACGGCAAGTTCAACAAGGCCTACGTCTCCCTGGCCTTCCCGGTGCCCGGCCTCAGGCGCGACCAGGCCGTGGGGCTCGAGCTCCTGGCCCAGCTGCTCGGCGGCGACAACACCTCTCGCCTGTACCGCACCTGGAAGTACGACAAGCAGATGGTGGACCAGGTCTCGGCGGACATCCTGACGCTCGAGCGCGGCGGCATGTTCATCGTCCAGGCCACCTGCGACGCGGACAAGGCCGAGGCCTTCGTGCGCGGGGTCTGCGACCAGCTGGCCCACCTCGACCCGGCCTCCTTCACGCCCGAGGAGCTGTCCCGGGCGCGCCTGAACCTGGAGGACGACCTCTTCCGCTCCAAGGAGACCATCTCCGGCCTGGCCTCCAAGCTCGGCTACTTCACCTTCTTCGAGGACGGCCCGGTCTCCGAGGACAACTACCTCTTCGCCCTGCGCCACACGGACACCGCGACGCTTGCGGACGTGATGCACGCCTACATCCGGCCCGACCGCCTGGCCATGGACCTGATCCTGCCCGAAGCGGCAGCCTCAGGGACGGAGGGCTCCGGCGGGTCCGGCGCAACCTCCGGCACCGCCGCGCCCGCCCCGGCGCCCCTGACCGCGGACGCCCTGGTGGCCGCGGCCAAGGCCTCCTGGCCCGCGAACGCTGCCACGACGGGCACGCAGGCCGGGACCGAGGCGGGCGCGGAGGCCGGAAGCGAGGCCGCGACCGCGCCCGGCACGGCCGCCACGCCCGAAGTGGTGCGCATCGGCCAGGACAGCGTGGTGCTCATGCCCGACACCACCCTGCCCTACGTCTCCGTGGACATCGCCTGGCAGGGCGGCTCCTCCCTCGAGGCGAAGAAGAGCGACGGCCTCTCCGACTTCACGGCCCGCTTCCTGGGCAAGGGCGTGCAGGGCATGGACGTGATCGCGCGTCAGGACTTCCTGGCCGACCGCGCGGCCTCCCTGGGGGCCGCCGCGCGGCGCGACGCCTTCCTCGTCTCCGCGGACTTCCCGGCGCGCTTCAGCAAGGACCTCCTGCCGCTGATCAGGAAGACCGTGCTCGAACCCACCTTCCCCGAGGACCAGCTCGGCCGGGTGCGCAGCGAGCAGACAGCGGCCATCAAGCGCCGCGAGGACCAGCCCCTGGGGCTGGCCTTCCGCCACCTCTTCCCCTTCCTCTTCACCGGCCCGGGCTACGGCTCGCTGCAGATGGGCACGCCCGAGAGCGTGCGCACCCTGACCGCGGCCGAAGCCAAGTCCTTCTGGGAACGCCAGCGCCGCGCGCCCTTCGTCATGGCCGTGTGCGGCGACTTCGACCGCGAGGCCGTGCTCGGCCTGGCCAAGGAACTCGCCGCCGCGCTCGGCCCCGTCGAGCCCGCGCCCATGCCCGCGCCCTCCTGGAACGCGCAGCGCACGGACACCCTGCACCTGCCCGGCCGAAACCAGGCGCACATCCTGGAGATCTTCCCGGTGCCCGGCCTCGGCTCGCCCGAGACCCCGGCCCTCAACGTGCTCAAGGAAGCCCTGGCGGGCCAGAGCGGCCTGCTCTTCAGCGACCTGCGCGACAAGCAGGGGCTCGGCTACTCGGTCACGGCCATGCTCTGGCAGACCCCGGCCACGGGCTTCCTGGCCTTCTACATCGGCACGGAACCGGCCAAGGCCGAACAGGCCAAAAAGGGCTTCGACCAGGTCGTCGCCCGCCTGCACGACTCCGATCTCTCGAACGACGAGGTGGCGCGCGCCGTGAACATCCTGCGCGGCGACTACTGGCGCGACCGCCAGTCCCTGGCCAGCCGCTCGGGCGAGGCGGCCTGGCTGCTCACCCGCGGCCTGCCGCTCGACTACAACGAGAAGATGATCGGCGAAGCCGCGAAGGTCACGCCAGCGGACCTGAAAGCCCTGGCCAACAAGGTGCTGCAGCCCGACAAGGCCTACACCTTCATGGTCGAGCCGTAAGAAGGCGGGAATGCCTCCGGCGGCCAGGGAGGGGGCTG
The sequence above is drawn from the Desulfovibrio sp. X2 genome and encodes:
- a CDS encoding pitrilysin family protein, giving the protein MGRLEKVDRKDRAPLMSPLPPVGTTPQAGDTAPHLTVFENGFRVLVQRDTRFPLASVRLYVHAGSAWETAREAGISHLLEHMVFDGTKRRGPGEAAREIESAGGDMNAATSFDDTVYYANMPREHWRLGLDVIEDMAVHAAIDPDEFTRERKVVLSELEMDEDDPGHRQFQSLQALVWPGSVYGRPIIGTRETLAALTPRDLHAYVRRLYQPRSMLLVVVGDVNEAEVLEAAQQLFGGLRNTTIRPTAQELPLPLFTGPVARVEHGKFNKAYVSLAFPVPGLRRDQAVGLELLAQLLGGDNTSRLYRTWKYDKQMVDQVSADILTLERGGMFIVQATCDADKAEAFVRGVCDQLAHLDPASFTPEELSRARLNLEDDLFRSKETISGLASKLGYFTFFEDGPVSEDNYLFALRHTDTATLADVMHAYIRPDRLAMDLILPEAAASGTEGSGGSGATSGTAAPAPAPLTADALVAAAKASWPANAATTGTQAGTEAGAEAGSEAATAPGTAATPEVVRIGQDSVVLMPDTTLPYVSVDIAWQGGSSLEAKKSDGLSDFTARFLGKGVQGMDVIARQDFLADRAASLGAAARRDAFLVSADFPARFSKDLLPLIRKTVLEPTFPEDQLGRVRSEQTAAIKRREDQPLGLAFRHLFPFLFTGPGYGSLQMGTPESVRTLTAAEAKSFWERQRRAPFVMAVCGDFDREAVLGLAKELAAALGPVEPAPMPAPSWNAQRTDTLHLPGRNQAHILEIFPVPGLGSPETPALNVLKEALAGQSGLLFSDLRDKQGLGYSVTAMLWQTPATGFLAFYIGTEPAKAEQAKKGFDQVVARLHDSDLSNDEVARAVNILRGDYWRDRQSLASRSGEAAWLLTRGLPLDYNEKMIGEAAKVTPADLKALANKVLQPDKAYTFMVEP